The following DNA comes from Eubalaena glacialis isolate mEubGla1 chromosome 1, mEubGla1.1.hap2.+ XY, whole genome shotgun sequence.
GAGGGACAAAATTTACTTTGATTGATATTAAAGCACAATGTTTGATTGTACATCCCTAATGGGATATAATCTAagaacaaaaacagtaaaaaaaaaaaaaaagaaagaaagaaagaaagaaaaaagaaatctgaaactaTGTCCAATATCTTATCATATAAATGTTGATATTATTTTGAAACCACTATAGATATAttctagaataaaataattatgttaatttAACAGAACCAAGATTTTCATTATAAAAGATATACAAGTATAAAATCAAAGGAGTAAGAAGACTGTGATcctaattttgaatttaaaatatcagtatgaatttataatttttctctttaaaaaaacatacattttagcTCTCTTTACCAAAAAGCCTGAAACAATGACAATCCACTAGCAGTGAGCACACCAAGTACCCAGATTGTGGTGTCTAAGTACCATACCCCAAAAGAACCAAGTCTCATTGGAAAAATGGTTGATTTCAGAAATGAGTAgcatgatattgtgatttatagtaagaaatatatattgtcTCATccccattcctggcacagagctcctaaaatccttagaatttcctaagtgataagaattACTAAGGTGGAAGGAGTATCGTTTGTTATTCTTAACAAACCCCTTTCAAACCCACCTGAgcttatgttaatgaggtgattttTTGAAAGCCCCTAGATAACCACCAGATAGTGGCTTGTCGCCAGAGGAACTATCCATGTGACTAGATAGAGCACTGGAACTTTCAGCTTCACCCCAACCTCTGGACATTGAATTGGACCCAATGGCCAATCATGCCTACAAAATGAAGCCTCCATTAAAAATCTCTAAAAGTACAGGGTTTGGTGAGTTTcttggttggtgaacacatggaggtgctaggggtgggggggggggccggtGGCATGCCTGTGTAAAGAGGacatggaggacttccctggtggtccactgggtaagactctgcgctcccaatacagggggcccaggttcaatccctggtcagggaactagatcccgcatgcatgctgcaactaagagttcgcatgccgcaacgaagatcccgtgtgccgctaCTAAGagccagtgcagcctaaataaataattaaataaataaataattttaaaaagaggacatGGAATCTCCACACCCCTTCCCCCAtatcttgccctatgcatctcatTCATCTGGCTATGCCTGAATTGCATCCTTTAcaataaacagataaaaataaatgtttccctgagttctatgAACCATTCTAGTAAATACTAAACATGAGGAGGGGTGACAGGAACCTCCAACTTATAGTcaatcagaagcacaggtgacaacctggacttgcaattgCTGTCTGAAGTGGGAGAAGAGAGGGTCTTGTGGGATTGAGCTCCTGGgagatctgatgctatctccgggtagatagtgtcagaattgaattaaattgtaggacactccAATGGTGTCCACAGAGAATTGGAGAATTGCTTGATGTGGGAAAAACTCACACATTTGCTGTCCAGAAGTGAAGTATTGAGAGCAGAGTGGTGAGCACAACAGAGAAAAGGAGATTTTTCCCTTCAggtaggaaatatacaagatgagtctGGGACACTTTGTTGTGCCAGAAATAAAAGAAGTGACAAAAGACTACTGAAGCTGTGTCAAAGAACATAAGAACTAACTCCaggagctataaaaaaaaaaaaaagactggctaaaaaaacccaaaaacctcaTTGGTCACCTTTGTGGGATACTGGTACATCAAACCATTATTCTGAAAATtggtatataaaaagaaaatattagaaaatcaccattgtGTGACCTAAAATGaaatacaggcacacctcagagatatttCAAGTTTAGTTCCAGactaccacaataaagcaaatattccaataaagtgagtcacatgaattttttggtttcccagtacatgtaaaagttatgtttactgttgtctattaagtgtgcaacagtattatatctaaaaaacaatgtacatactttaattaaattacaaaacaacaaaaaattacaatagtaacatcaaagatcactgatcacagaccaccataacaaatatgataataatgaaaaagttgcaAATATCgtgaaaattaccaaaatgtgacacagagactcaaagtgagcaaatgctgtttgaAAAATGGCGCCAGTAGACTtgttcaatgcagggttgccaaaaacttcaatttgtaaatatgCGATATCTGCAAAGCGTAATAAAGCCAAGCACAagaaaacgaggtatgcctgtgaCGGATCTAGACAAATATCATCAGTGAATAATAAAAGCATTAAGTGAgtgcacccatgttcatagcagcagtattcacaatagccaaaatcaacccaagtgtccataaacaggtgaacgGATAGACAAAACGTGgccatctatacaatggaatagtattcagccatataaaggaatgaaattctgacacatgctacaacacagatgaaccttgggGACATTATGGTAAgggaaataagccagccacaaaaggacaaatactgtatgattccacttatatgaggtacctagaagaggcaaattcatagagacagaaaggagaatggtagttgccaggagccggaggggaggagaaatggggagttattgtttaatgagtaaaGACTTTCAGtttcagatgatgaaaatgttctggaaatggatagtggcaATCGTTATATAACATTGTGGATCTGCTTAATGCCACAGAACGAtgcactttaaaatagttaaaatgacaggttctatgttatatatattttacagttttttaaaaaagcattacggggacttccctggtagcacagtggttaagaatccgcctgccaatgcaggggacagtggttcaaaccctggtccaggaagatcccacatgccgcggagcaactaagcccatgcaccacaactactgatcccatgtgctgcaactactgaagcccgctcacctagagcccgtgctctgcaacaagagaagccaccacaatgagaagaacacgcaccgcaatgaagagcagccttcacttgccgccactagagaaagcccgtgcacagcaatgaagacccaatgcagccaaaagttaaaattaaaattaaaaaattaaaaataaaaaaaaactttaaaaagttaaaaaaaaataaaaagcattatgtGCGAAGTTTTATGGAGAACTTCATAATGAGAGACTTAGCTGCTACCATCTGAACCCTGATCAATCTCAGTATCAATAAAACCATGGGACACCAGATATTTCTGTGCCTCTTGATGTGACGCAATCAGTACACAGAAACATCTCTGAAGTGTTACTACACAAAAAGTCCTGAATTTCAAATAGTCACTGAATTTAAACACAAGTTTATAATACCTCAgggaataaaagaacaaattataGGACACCAAGTGaaagcaacaaacaaaatccaggcCATAGggcattttatgttttcttcaaaatataacTGTGATATGCAAACCACATTTGGCCACTTATTCAAACAAACCATCTGTAAAAAGATTTTGGGGACAACTGGGGAAATTTAAGTATGGAAGGGATGTGTGatcatattaagaaattattgctAATTTTGTTTGCTGATAATGGCATAGTGGTTATATTAAGAGGAAAAATTTCTTGTCAGCTAAAGTACTTCTAAGTGGTGAGACATGACATCCGggattttctataaaatattccataataataacaacaatagtaataatagtaataatgagaGGGTTCGATGAAATAACATTGCCAAAATGTTATTGTTACTGCTGGCTATGTGTAATGTTTTAATGACCTCATAGTTTAAAAGAAGGATAAAATACTGAGAAACTTTGTTATTTGTTAATAGAAGTATGCATGTTAAAATGTTAAGGGTAGCCACTAAACAAACAGAAATAACCCATATCACTTCCAAATCTTGATTAATCCAATGAGGGGTAGCTAGGGAAAGTATTCAGAAGTAAACCCAGGTAAACCAAAATCTCAAGGAACTGGGAAGGGATTGTTCTATATACAAACTGCGATAAAATAATCATTCCACAAGTCAAGAAATAATTCACAAAGAACTGAGCAGGCCCTTTCTCTGATGGTGCCTCTCTAACCGTGGGTCATGAGGGGCCCCTGAAATCATGGATTAGAATTTTGTGCTTACACTAAAATCAGCATGTCCCAATCGGTCACTAATGGACCCCTGCCTGCCAGAACCGCCCAGAACTCCCAGCTGGACTTGGCCAAATCATGGTCAGGCATGTTCTGGCACACCAAAGTACTTTTCCCTTATGGGTTGTACATATGGTGACCCATATGGCAACTCTACAGCTTCAGTCTTACTATCTTcacttcacagaggagaaaactgaggcataatgTGGGACAGCATTTGTCCACGGtgacacagctaggaagtggtgaAGTTAGAATTCATCTGATTGAACAGTCAAAAGAGTACGAATGGATGTTGAGAAGCCCAGGTCTGTCCAACAAACCCAACCCTGAAGGTGAAAGCTTAATAGTGAGAAAGAAAACGGAGTGACGAGACTGTAAGAGCTTCTATATTTGGGCCGCACGAGCCTGTGTGGAATAGGAATGGTGCTTTGCTGGTGCAAATTACAAAATAAGGACTGGGCCATAGGAACTGGCCCTGCCGCGGTTTTTCAGCACATCTGGGTCTGGCCCAGAGGCGCTAAGATATACAGAAAAACGGAGTATATGACAGAACCCGTGAAGCACACACCTGGACACATCTTGTGCTGCGACTGTGGTGCCCCAATTAGTCCAAATCCTGCCAGTATTTGTGTGGCTTGTCTGCGAAGTAAAGTAGATATCAGCCAAGGCATTCCGAAACAAGTCTCTCTATCTTTCTGCAAACAATGCCAAAGATATTTCCAGCCACCAGGAACTTGGGTACAATGTGCCTTAGAATCCAGGGAACTTCTTGCTTtgtgtttgaaaaaaatcaaagcccCTCTGAGTAAGGTACGTCCTGTAGATGCAAGCTTTGTTTGGACTGAGCCCCATTCTAAGAGACTTAAAGTGAAACTAACTATTCAGAAAGAGGTGATGAATGGTGCTATCCTTCAGCAAGTGTTTGTGGTGGATTATGTTGTTCAGCCCCAGATGTGTGGAGATTGCCATAGAGTGGAAGCTAAGGATTTCTGGAAGGCTGTGGTTCAAGTCAGGCAAAAGAGTTTGCACAAAAAAACTTTCTACTATCTGGAACAGCTGATTTTGAAATATGGCATGCACCAGAATACACTTCGTATCAAAGAGATTCATGATGGTCTGGATTTCTATTATTCCTGAAAACAACATGCTCAGAAGATGGTAGAATTTCTTCAGTGTACTGTTCCCACTAGATACAAAGCCTCACAGAGACTGCTCTCTCAGGATATCCATAGTAACACATACAATTACAAAGGcactttttctgtggaaattgtTCCAATATGCAAGGATAATGTTGTTTGTCTGTCTCCAAAATTGGCACAAAGCCTGGGAAACATGAACCAGATTTGTGTGTGTATTCGAGTAACCAGCGTCATCCATCTCATAGATACCCTACCCAAATACCCTACAAGTTGCAGATATTGATGGGAACACTTTCTGGAGTCACCCTTTCAATAGTTTATGCCATCCCAAACAGCTAGAGGAGTTTATTGTTATGGAATGCAGCATAGTCCGAGATCTAAAACACAGTGCAGGTGCTGGAATGGTATCCAAAAAGCATACCCTCGGGGAAGTCTGGGTACAGAAAACATCTGAAATGAATACGGATAAACAGTATTTTTGTCGCACTCATTTGGGACATCTTCTAAATCCTGGAGACCTGGTGTTGGGGTTTGATCTGGCCAACTGTAACTTAAATGATGAACAtgtcaacaaaatgaaatcagATAGAGTCCTCGATGTGGTGTTAATCAAGAGGAGCTACGACCATACCAAACGTCAGTGTCTTAGAAACTGGAAATGGAAAGAGCTTGCAAGAGATAGAGAAAATATGGATACAGATGATGAAAGGCAATACCAAGATTTCCTTGAAGATCTTGAAGAAGATGAGGCAATTAGAAAAAATGTGAATATTTATAGAGATTCAACCATTCCTGTGGAAAGTGACACAGGTAGTGAAGGAGCACCTCAAATTAGTCTGGCTGAGATGCTTGAAGACCTTCACATTTCCCAAGATGCTACTGGTGAAGAAGGTGAATCGATGATGACCTAATGAGATCATGTTGTAGATGGTTTCCACATCCATAGGTTCAGAATGTtggacaaaataatttttactgtcTATTCTGTCTATGCCTTCATATTGAGAGCAGAGAAATTTAGTTTTAAACCTGAATAAATATGACTATTTTGATTGCTCACTCGAAGCACTGAAAAAGGTTGatggtttggaagttttagattaaaaaaattatgcagAATGTAATTATTACTGATATTTAGGCCATTTTACGTACGGAATTTTATCGGCTTGTTTTTTTATGAGGCACTAGTATTTTCACATACTATAGCTCTGGGTTTAAAAGCTCACAAGTTGTGATTCCTTGGAGGTTACCTAAATCTTCAAGCAGAAAACAagcttttagattctttttataTTGATTGCTTTAGTAGAAGAGCATATGAAGAATCATTTTTAATATGAACTTGCCATGCACTTAGTCCAATTTAGATCATTTTTATGTCCTTGGGATAGAAAACTTGGGGTTCAGTTTATCATTGGACATTCACTAGGAAAGTTATCTTTTTTATTCGTAATATTTACATCTTCAAAAGCTGTTAAGCTGGGGATTATCTTAATTTTCATTGCAggagaaagtatatttaaaatatttgtagattTGTAGCAAACAGTATTTAAAGGTTAAATAACAATTTGTACCTTTGTCGTTTTGGCTTGTGCCAGCAGCTGAGTGAAGTAGCTGTTTATGTCATAAAAATGTCTTCCTATCACTTCAGggattttgcttttaaatttttggtttaCAAATTTAGAAGGAATTCTCTCTTTATAAGTTTCTATCACTGAACACATCACCATCAAAAAGAATATTAGAATCCAGCATACAGATGATGAAGTAATAAAAGTGATCTTCATGCTTTATAAAACCATGAATCAGATTTGAATGAGGAATGCCTTCCACATCCTTGAAGGAAAAGCATTGGCTTGGGTTTTAAAGTGTTCTGAAAATGAAGTATTAAGAACCTATTTCTGTAAGCAAGATCAGACTTACTAAGCATGCCAGAACTAAGAGCTAATTCATAAACTCTATATATACCACTAAATAAGGAAATTGAGTAAGTACTGAAtggaacattttcctttttttaagatcAGACTCCCTAATTCTGAAGTTTCGAATAAAGGCCTGTGCtttctaaagtgaaaaaaaattaacaaagaggCATGGTGTAGGTGGTGCAATTTGAGTTTATAATATCAAAACTGTAGAGTATTTTGTTGTTTCACAAATTCTCACTGACCACGTAGAGATGGGGAAACTTCAGTACCCAGACATGTGCTGGATACCTACATAGATGCTTCAATTCATTCTCAGAAGAAGATGGGATAAAAGTTatgaacaatatatatatatatactttatatatatataagacacTATTCTGGATAATCATCTGATTAAGAAGTTGTAGGCAAAATTCTTACATTGGAAGGGAGAGTAATTTTTAGGCACTGATGCCAGGAAATATCTGGGAGTTGGGACTTTTTAATGGGACCAACCATCCCAATTTGCCTGAGAGTCAGTGGGTTCCA
Coding sequences within:
- the LOC133090917 gene encoding LOW QUALITY PROTEIN: 60S ribosomal export protein NMD3-like (The sequence of the model RefSeq protein was modified relative to this genomic sequence to represent the inferred CDS: deleted 1 base in 1 codon; substituted 1 base at 1 genomic stop codon) yields the protein MERTASSSWGLQSYNKELNSANSYMGLRPLSLRGAKIYRKTEYMTEPVKHTPGHILCCDCGAPISPNPASICVACLRSKVDISQGIPKQVSLSFCKQCQRYFQPPGTWVQCALESRELLALCLKKIKAPLSKVRPVDASFVWTEPHSKRLKVKLTIQKEVMNGAILQQVFVVDYVVQPQMCGDCHRVEAKDFWKAVVQVRQKSLHKKTFYYLEQLILKYGMHQNTLRIKEIHDGLDFYYSXKQHAQKMVEFLQCTVPTRYKASQRLLSQDIHSNTYNYKGTFSVEIVPICKDNVVCLSPKLAQSLGNMNQICVCIRVTSVIHLIDPYPNTLQVADIDGNTFWSHPFNSLCHPKQLEEFIVMECSIVRDLKHSAGAGMVSKKHTLGEVWVQKTSEMNTDKQYFCRTHLGHLLNPGDLVLGFDLANCNLNDEHVNKMKSDRVLDVVLIKRSYDHTKRQCLRNWKWKELARDRENMDTDDERQYQDFLEDLEEDEAIRKNVNIYRDSTIPVESDTGSEGAPQISLAEMLEDLHISQDATGEEGESMMT